A single genomic interval of Flavobacterium sp. N2820 harbors:
- a CDS encoding MlaE family ABC transporter permease, with protein sequence MNMVRKFTASLKAFFIEVGEISYFASRFFKEFLIPPYEFKEFLRQCYYIGNRSLFLVGVTGFIIGLVFTLQSRPTLQEFGAVSWMASMVSVSIIREIGPIITALICAGRIGSGIGAELGSMKVTEQIDAMEVSGTNPFKYLVITRILATTLMLPILVIFGDVLAIYGSYLVENVKDNVSFQLYFNQVFNILEFSDIMPATIKTFFFGFAIGLIGCYKGYYCKKGTAGVGKAANAAVVYTSMLLFVIDFIAVFVTNIFYDM encoded by the coding sequence ATGAACATGGTTAGGAAGTTTACAGCATCTTTAAAAGCATTCTTTATTGAAGTAGGTGAAATATCTTATTTTGCCAGCCGGTTTTTTAAAGAATTTTTAATTCCTCCCTATGAATTTAAAGAATTCTTGCGTCAATGCTATTACATTGGCAATCGTTCACTTTTTTTAGTAGGAGTTACAGGATTTATCATTGGACTGGTTTTTACCTTACAATCACGTCCCACATTACAAGAATTTGGAGCGGTTTCTTGGATGGCTTCTATGGTTAGTGTTTCTATCATCAGAGAAATTGGCCCCATCATTACGGCGCTTATTTGTGCCGGAAGAATTGGTTCAGGCATTGGAGCCGAATTGGGTTCTATGAAAGTCACCGAACAAATCGATGCTATGGAAGTTTCGGGTACCAACCCATTCAAATATTTAGTCATTACGAGAATATTAGCCACCACTTTAATGTTGCCAATTTTGGTAATTTTTGGCGATGTGTTGGCTATTTATGGTTCCTATTTAGTAGAAAATGTAAAAGACAATGTATCGTTTCAACTCTATTTCAATCAGGTTTTTAATATTTTAGAATTTAGCGACATTATGCCTGCAACCATAAAAACATTTTTCTTTGGCTTTGCCATCGGTTTAATAGGTTGTTACAAAGGCTATTATTGTAAAAAAGGAACCGCAGGTGTTGGAAAAGCAGCCAATGCAGCAGTAGTTTATACGTCTATGCTCCTATTTGTAATCGATTTCATTGCTGTTTTTGTAACCAATATTTTTTATGACATGTAA
- a CDS encoding ABC transporter ATP-binding protein: METNKEPIIVIKELHKTFGTNTVLNDFNLVLNEGENLVVMGKSGSGKSVMIKCVIGLETPDSGSIFVMNKEINKLEREAIDELRTEIGFLFQGSALYDSMSVRENLEFPLRRHTKKFGKIEDTTPLVMEALESVGLANAINLMPNELSGGMKRRIALARTLILKPKIILYDEPTTGLDPITSKEIILLMQSIQEKYNTSSIIITHDVDCAKAIANRMVLLIDGINYIEGTFDELNASNDPKVQAFFK; encoded by the coding sequence ATGGAAACAAACAAAGAACCCATCATTGTAATAAAAGAGTTGCATAAAACCTTTGGAACCAATACCGTTTTAAACGACTTTAACTTGGTTTTAAACGAAGGAGAAAACCTTGTGGTCATGGGAAAATCGGGTTCCGGGAAATCGGTGATGATTAAATGTGTAATCGGATTAGAAACGCCCGATAGTGGTTCTATTTTTGTAATGAACAAAGAAATTAATAAGCTCGAACGCGAAGCTATTGATGAACTTCGCACCGAAATTGGCTTTCTATTTCAAGGAAGTGCCTTGTATGATTCGATGTCGGTGCGAGAAAATTTGGAATTTCCGTTACGAAGACATACCAAAAAATTTGGAAAAATAGAAGACACAACGCCTTTAGTAATGGAAGCATTGGAAAGTGTGGGTTTAGCCAATGCAATCAACTTAATGCCAAACGAACTTTCGGGTGGAATGAAACGTAGAATTGCCTTAGCAAGGACGTTGATTTTAAAACCGAAAATAATTTTATACGACGAACCTACAACGGGTTTAGACCCAATAACTTCAAAAGAAATTATCCTTTTGATGCAATCCATACAAGAAAAATACAACACTTCATCAATCATCATCACACACGATGTAGATTGCGCCAAAGCCATTGCCAACAGAATGGTTTTGCTAATTGATGGAATAAATTATATTGAAGGTACTTTTGACGAATTAAACGCCTCAAACGATCCAAAAGTGCAAGCTTTTTTTAAATAA
- a CDS encoding MlaD family protein produces the protein MEKTDAQKIRLGLFVIIGSLFFLAAIYFVGNKQNMFGNTSNLKAVFVNVSGLQVGNNVRYAGIDIGTVKSIEMINDTTINVAMSIEDKMLTHIKKDAIATIGSDGLVGNMIVNIIPGKGNAQAVVAGDVLQSYSRASTDEMLKTLDVTNKNAALLTADLLKITNEINQGKGTVGVLLKDSLMSKDLKETMHGTAESVANLNKMILSLNQEDNVIGLLKDNDVALKMKNIITNLEKSSGEIDKVVTNLNATVVNIKDGKGALNYLSNDENLVKKIDSTMTNLNDASTKLNENLEALKHNFLFRGYFRKQAKEKAKEEKN, from the coding sequence ATGGAAAAAACAGATGCTCAAAAAATACGCTTAGGTTTATTTGTAATTATTGGCTCATTATTTTTTTTAGCGGCAATATATTTTGTGGGAAATAAGCAAAATATGTTTGGCAATACTTCCAACCTAAAAGCCGTTTTTGTTAACGTTAGTGGGTTGCAAGTAGGAAATAATGTACGCTATGCCGGTATAGATATAGGAACCGTTAAAAGTATCGAAATGATTAACGATACCACAATAAATGTTGCCATGTCTATCGAAGATAAAATGCTGACCCATATTAAAAAAGATGCCATTGCAACTATTGGTTCGGATGGTTTGGTAGGCAATATGATTGTAAATATTATACCCGGAAAAGGAAATGCCCAAGCGGTTGTAGCGGGCGATGTGCTTCAATCGTACAGTAGAGCGAGCACAGACGAAATGCTAAAAACATTAGATGTTACCAATAAAAATGCCGCACTTTTAACAGCCGATTTATTGAAAATTACCAACGAAATCAATCAAGGAAAAGGAACAGTTGGTGTTTTATTAAAAGATAGTCTAATGTCGAAAGATTTAAAAGAAACGATGCACGGAACAGCTGAATCAGTAGCTAATTTGAATAAAATGATTCTTTCCTTGAATCAAGAAGACAATGTTATTGGACTTTTAAAAGACAATGACGTTGCCCTAAAAATGAAAAACATCATCACCAATTTAGAAAAATCGAGCGGTGAAATTGACAAAGTAGTGACCAATTTAAATGCTACCGTTGTCAATATAAAAGATGGAAAAGGGGCGTTGAATTATTTATCGAATGATGAAAATTTAGTCAAAAAAATAGATTCTACCATGACCAATTTAAACGATGCCAGCACCAAACTTAACGAAAATTTGGAAGCGTTAAAACACAATTTCTTGTTTAGAGGCTATTTTAGAAAACAAGCGAAGGAGAAGGCGAAGGAGGAGAAAAATTAG
- the cmk gene encoding (d)CMP kinase has translation MKKITIAIDGFSSTGKSTLAKQLAKELGYVYVDTGAMYRAVAYFAMQHNLVSETHLDKEGLIAQLPTIHLRFQFNATLGFAEMYLNNENIETQIRTIEVSRMVSKVAEISEVRAKLVEQQQAMGKDKGIVMDGRDIGTVVFPDAELKLFMTASSKTRAQRRFDELVEKGQHVTFEDVLQNVEERDYIDTHRDDSPLVKADDAIEIDNSSLSKKEQFEIVLNLVKEKL, from the coding sequence ATGAAAAAAATTACCATAGCAATAGACGGTTTTTCGTCAACAGGGAAAAGTACATTAGCGAAGCAATTGGCTAAAGAATTGGGTTATGTGTATGTAGACACGGGTGCGATGTATCGTGCGGTGGCTTATTTTGCGATGCAGCATAACTTGGTTTCTGAAACGCATTTAGACAAAGAAGGTTTAATTGCACAATTGCCAACAATCCATTTACGTTTTCAATTCAATGCCACTTTAGGATTTGCCGAAATGTATTTGAATAACGAAAACATTGAAACGCAAATTAGAACGATTGAAGTTTCTCGTATGGTAAGTAAAGTAGCTGAAATTTCAGAAGTTCGTGCTAAATTAGTGGAACAACAACAAGCTATGGGCAAAGACAAAGGTATTGTAATGGACGGAAGAGACATTGGAACCGTTGTTTTTCCGGATGCTGAATTGAAATTATTCATGACGGCAAGTTCTAAAACGAGAGCACAACGCCGTTTTGATGAATTAGTTGAAAAAGGTCAACACGTTACCTTTGAAGACGTACTTCAAAACGTAGAAGAGCGCGATTATATTGACACGCATAGAGACGATTCGCCACTTGTGAAAGCGGATGATGCTATTGAAATTGACAATTCTTCGCTAAGTAAAAAAGAACAATTTGAGATTGTGTTGAATTTAGTGAAAGAGAAATTATAA
- the porQ gene encoding type IX secretion system protein PorQ encodes MLKKTILFYILLLSTTAFSQIGGKYVYQFLNLAQSPRQAALGGKTVTVVDFDVNQAFYNPATINPEMHKRLSANYGSYYGEVSYGTAAYAYTYDRHLQTFHAGISYINYGTFEGRDELGNLTSDFTGSEAALSLGYAYNLPWTDMYIGANAKLISSTLESYNSWGAAVDLGFLYIDEPNDINYGFTVRNIGFQLKPYADTREKLPLSIDAGISQLMENVPIRWHLTFENLQEWNIAFSNPNRAEGSLDGGSKEEKVSFFNNALRHVIVGAELFPEKGFNIRLGYNFRRSEELRIVEQRHFSGISAGFGLRFGKIKFDYSYSRYTVAANTSLFGLMIDLE; translated from the coding sequence ATGCTCAAGAAAACGATATTATTTTACATATTACTGCTATCGACTACTGCTTTTAGTCAAATAGGAGGTAAGTATGTATATCAGTTTTTAAACTTAGCACAATCACCAAGACAAGCAGCTTTGGGTGGAAAAACCGTTACTGTGGTTGATTTTGATGTCAACCAAGCATTTTACAATCCTGCTACAATTAACCCTGAAATGCACAAACGTTTGTCTGCAAACTACGGAAGTTATTACGGAGAAGTTTCTTATGGAACTGCCGCTTACGCGTATACGTATGACCGTCATTTGCAAACCTTTCATGCAGGAATTAGTTATATCAATTATGGCACTTTTGAAGGTCGTGATGAATTGGGAAATCTAACCTCTGATTTTACGGGAAGTGAAGCTGCATTATCACTTGGTTATGCCTACAATTTGCCTTGGACTGATATGTATATTGGTGCCAATGCTAAATTGATTTCTTCTACCTTAGAAAGTTATAATTCTTGGGGAGCGGCAGTAGATTTAGGCTTTTTGTATATTGATGAGCCAAATGATATCAACTATGGTTTTACGGTGAGAAATATTGGTTTCCAACTCAAGCCGTATGCTGATACCCGTGAAAAATTACCACTTTCCATAGATGCTGGAATTTCGCAATTAATGGAAAATGTTCCTATTCGTTGGCATTTGACTTTTGAAAATTTACAAGAATGGAATATTGCTTTTTCGAACCCAAATCGTGCAGAAGGCAGTTTGGACGGTGGCTCTAAAGAAGAAAAAGTTTCATTTTTTAATAATGCTTTACGTCACGTAATTGTTGGCGCCGAATTATTTCCAGAAAAAGGATTCAATATTCGATTGGGATATAATTTTAGAAGAAGTGAAGAGTTGCGTATTGTAGAGCAACGCCATTTTTCTGGTATTTCAGCGGGTTTTGGTCTTCGATTTGGTAAAATTAAATTTGATTATTCCTATTCAAGATATACTGTGGCAGCTAATACGAGTTTGTTTGGTTTGATGATTGATTTGGAGTAG
- a CDS encoding DUF6252 family protein, producing the protein MKTIKSILALLVLTLAFTTTSCDNEPIDPAIDIAAGGSSTSSFTAKIDGSNFVADETLGDYSVSAIGNQLIISGLSSSGKTISFQIINPAVGTFPASMESTSLNLLQYFDASLGGLGGAFSSYNPMTDTSIGTVTITNFDTTNDKVSGTFSFEAYNISNSTTKSITNGVFTNVEFDNQVD; encoded by the coding sequence ATGAAAACTATAAAATCAATTTTAGCACTTCTTGTTTTAACTCTAGCTTTTACGACAACTTCTTGTGATAATGAGCCTATTGATCCAGCTATTGATATAGCTGCCGGAGGATCATCAACAAGTTCATTTACAGCAAAAATTGATGGAAGTAATTTTGTTGCTGATGAGACATTGGGAGATTATTCAGTAAGCGCAATTGGCAATCAATTAATAATTAGTGGGTTAAGTAGTAGTGGTAAAACTATTTCATTTCAAATTATAAATCCAGCTGTAGGGACTTTTCCTGCAAGTATGGAAAGTACAAGTTTGAATTTATTGCAATATTTTGATGCTTCATTAGGTGGTTTAGGTGGAGCTTTTTCTTCATATAATCCAATGACGGATACTTCAATTGGAACAGTTACTATAACAAATTTTGATACAACTAATGATAAAGTTTCAGGTACTTTTAGTTTTGAAGCGTATAATATTTCTAACTCAACTACAAAGTCTATAACTAATGGAGTTTTTACAAATGTTGAGTTTGATAATCAGGTGGATTAA
- a CDS encoding MFS transporter codes for MANLEKGSSKLLNAWAFYDWANSVYTLVISSTIFPIFYGALFRAEGIEEVELFGFLIRSESLISYVTALGFLIIAFVSPLLSGIADYLGNKKFFLKLFCYVGSLSCMSLYFFSIAKESIIFSLITYLLALIGFWGSLVFYNSYLPDIAHKEQQDKISAKGFSLGYIGSVVLLLVCLAMVMSVEGAQKMQMMRYSFLLVGIWWIGFSQYTYYYLPNHKNSNKMHKNVFFNGFRELLKVWQQIKSILPLKRYLAAFFVYSMAVQTIMIIAAYFGEKEINWGSDSKRTTGLIISILVIQLVAVFGAWATSKLVSKYGNIKILIGLNFLWILICTYAYFVITPNDFYIAAFFVGLVMGGIQSLSRSTYSKFIPADTVDTTSFFSFYDVAEKVGIVIGMLTYGYIADITGKIQNAILFLILFFAIGLLLLLRVPKN; via the coding sequence ATGGCAAATTTAGAAAAAGGAAGTTCAAAGTTACTTAACGCTTGGGCGTTTTACGATTGGGCAAACTCTGTTTATACATTAGTAATTTCATCTACAATTTTCCCCATATTTTATGGTGCATTATTTAGAGCCGAAGGAATAGAAGAAGTTGAATTGTTTGGATTTTTAATTCGAAGTGAGTCTTTAATTAGTTATGTAACAGCTTTGGGTTTTTTGATTATTGCTTTTGTTTCCCCTTTGCTTTCTGGAATTGCAGATTATTTAGGAAATAAGAAGTTTTTCCTAAAATTGTTTTGCTATGTTGGTTCCTTATCGTGTATGAGCTTATACTTTTTTTCGATAGCGAAAGAATCTATTATTTTTAGTTTAATAACCTATTTGTTGGCCTTAATTGGCTTTTGGGGCAGTTTAGTCTTTTACAATTCCTATTTACCTGATATTGCGCACAAAGAACAACAAGATAAAATCAGTGCAAAAGGGTTTAGTTTAGGTTATATTGGAAGTGTTGTCTTATTACTGGTTTGTTTGGCAATGGTCATGTCTGTTGAAGGAGCACAAAAAATGCAAATGATGCGCTATTCGTTTTTATTAGTTGGGATATGGTGGATTGGGTTTAGTCAGTACACCTATTACTATCTTCCGAATCATAAAAACAGTAATAAAATGCACAAAAATGTGTTTTTTAATGGTTTTAGAGAATTGTTAAAAGTTTGGCAACAAATTAAAAGCATACTCCCTTTAAAGCGTTATTTAGCTGCTTTTTTTGTGTACAGCATGGCCGTGCAAACTATTATGATTATTGCTGCCTATTTTGGTGAAAAGGAAATAAATTGGGGTAGTGATAGTAAAAGAACTACGGGTTTAATCATCAGTATTTTAGTGATTCAATTGGTCGCTGTTTTTGGCGCTTGGGCTACATCTAAATTGGTGTCAAAATATGGGAACATTAAAATATTAATAGGCTTAAATTTTTTATGGATACTCATCTGTACGTATGCTTATTTTGTGATTACTCCCAATGATTTTTACATTGCGGCATTTTTTGTGGGCTTGGTAATGGGAGGTATTCAGTCCCTTTCCCGTTCAACGTATTCTAAATTTATTCCAGCGGATACAGTTGACACCACCTCTTTTTTTAGTTTTTATGATGTTGCAGAAAAAGTTGGTATCGTCATAGGTATGCTGACCTATGGTTACATTGCTGATATTACGGGTAAAATTCAAAATGCTATTTTATTTTTGATTTTATTTTTTGCAATAGGATTACTTTTATTACTAAGAGTACCAAAAAATTAA
- a CDS encoding M48 family metallopeptidase — protein sequence MNNKIKFLTLSIVLLVMSCAKNPFTGKSTLALVPNSEILPSAFQQYNQFLSENKVVTGTTDAKRVENVGMKIKTAAERWLNANGHSNYLEGYAWEYKLVESKEVNAWCMPGGKIVFYTGIMPICKDDAGMAAVMGHEVAHALANHGQQRMSAGVLQQAGAVGVGLATGNKSAETQQLAMTAYGATTQFGGMLPFSRAHESEADMIGLTLMAIAGYNPDNAVTFWERMAAQSGGQAPPEFMSTHPSNATRIANIKSLIPQAKAEAAKFGVTFK from the coding sequence ATGAATAATAAAATAAAATTTTTAACGCTATCAATCGTTTTGTTGGTAATGTCGTGTGCTAAAAACCCGTTTACAGGAAAAAGCACGTTGGCTTTGGTGCCAAATAGTGAAATTTTACCTTCTGCTTTTCAACAATATAACCAGTTTTTGTCTGAAAATAAAGTGGTTACAGGAACAACAGATGCCAAACGTGTTGAAAATGTTGGTATGAAAATCAAAACAGCTGCAGAACGTTGGTTGAATGCTAACGGACATTCAAATTATCTTGAAGGATATGCATGGGAATACAAATTAGTAGAAAGCAAAGAAGTTAATGCTTGGTGTATGCCAGGAGGAAAAATTGTTTTTTATACAGGTATTATGCCAATTTGCAAAGATGATGCTGGAATGGCAGCAGTGATGGGACATGAGGTGGCTCATGCATTAGCGAATCACGGGCAACAACGAATGAGTGCAGGCGTTTTACAACAAGCAGGTGCAGTTGGTGTTGGATTAGCTACAGGAAACAAATCAGCCGAGACACAGCAATTAGCAATGACCGCTTATGGCGCTACCACTCAATTTGGTGGAATGTTACCATTCAGTAGAGCGCATGAAAGTGAAGCAGATATGATTGGCTTAACATTAATGGCTATTGCAGGGTATAATCCAGATAATGCAGTAACTTTTTGGGAAAGAATGGCTGCTCAATCCGGCGGACAAGCTCCACCTGAGTTTATGAGTACGCACCCTAGTAATGCTACACGTATTGCTAACATAAAAAGTTTAATTCCTCAAGCAAAAGCAGAAGCTGCTAAATTTGGAGTGACTTTTAAATAA
- a CDS encoding alpha/beta hydrolase: protein MSKSKNKVKKNLEIPQVILLTAKILQAISSKLTVLFAAKLFTTPIKHKIPKREYLMDQNSTQNTVFIPSIQKEIVLYHYGNSTKKVLLVHGWSGRGTQLVKIADEMLKLGYMTLSFDAPAHGKSKGNSSIMTEFIASILEIDKQYGPFEFAIGHSLGGMSVLNAIKQNLQVKKAVIIGSGDIIQDIIDDFIGKLKLKPEYGVKLKDHFEAKFGGKMNDYSAYKAAEKTEIPVLIVHDKDDDDVSVKAAYHIQKHLKNSEIMITEGLGHRKILGDDNVTQKIIEFIK from the coding sequence ATGTCAAAAAGTAAAAATAAAGTCAAAAAAAATCTTGAAATTCCCCAAGTAATTCTGCTTACGGCAAAAATTTTACAAGCTATTTCTTCAAAACTTACCGTATTATTTGCAGCCAAACTTTTTACTACACCCATAAAACATAAAATTCCTAAAAGAGAGTATTTAATGGATCAAAATAGTACCCAAAATACTGTATTTATTCCTTCTATTCAAAAGGAAATTGTACTATACCACTATGGAAACAGTACTAAAAAAGTGCTTTTAGTACATGGTTGGTCAGGTAGAGGAACACAATTGGTTAAAATAGCAGATGAAATGCTCAAATTGGGTTACATGACCCTTAGTTTTGATGCGCCTGCACATGGAAAATCTAAAGGAAATTCATCAATTATGACTGAATTTATTGCTTCTATTTTAGAAATTGACAAGCAATATGGCCCTTTTGAATTTGCAATTGGACATTCACTTGGCGGTATGTCGGTTTTAAATGCTATAAAACAAAATCTACAAGTTAAAAAAGCGGTGATTATTGGAAGCGGTGATATTATTCAAGATATTATTGATGATTTCATCGGCAAATTAAAATTAAAACCAGAATATGGTGTAAAATTAAAAGATCATTTTGAAGCTAAATTTGGGGGTAAAATGAATGATTATTCAGCATATAAAGCCGCTGAAAAAACAGAAATACCTGTTTTAATTGTGCATGATAAAGACGATGATGATGTTTCGGTAAAAGCAGCGTACCACATTCAAAAACACTTAAAAAATTCAGAAATAATGATTACCGAAGGTTTAGGACACCGAAAAATTTTGGGGGATGATAACGTAACCCAAAAAATAATTGAATTTATAAAATAA
- a CDS encoding bifunctional folylpolyglutamate synthase/dihydrofolate synthase, with amino-acid sequence MTYKETTDWMFSQLPMFQTQGASAYKKDLTNTHLLIHQLNHPEQKFKSIHVAGTNGKGSTSSMIASILQEAGYKVGLYTSPHLKDFRERIRINGDMISEEFVVEFIAQNKSFFEENQLSFFEMTVGLAFDYFAKEAVDVAVIEVGMGGRLDSTNIITPLVAVITNIGFDHTQFLGDTLAKIAFEKAGIIKKNIPVVIGEYTAETKAVFLEKASAEIAPIYFAQDNPPVTYDCALLGDYQEHNKKTVLQAIELLQSEFHIAIEHIKLGLQHVIHNTGLLGRWQILNEKPFVVCDTAHNSHGLKIVLHQVQKYNFDKLHIVLGVVNDKDLDAILPLFPKKAIYYFCKPAISRGLDATDLQQKAAVFELNGRVYNSVSEAYQAAMKSAIATDLIYIGGSTFVVAEIV; translated from the coding sequence ATGACTTACAAAGAAACCACAGATTGGATGTTTAGTCAGTTGCCCATGTTTCAAACGCAAGGAGCTTCGGCGTATAAAAAAGATTTAACGAATACACATTTGTTAATACATCAGCTCAATCATCCAGAACAAAAATTCAAATCTATACATGTGGCGGGAACTAATGGAAAAGGTTCGACCTCTTCTATGATAGCTTCAATTTTGCAAGAAGCGGGTTATAAAGTTGGGCTATATACTTCACCTCATTTAAAAGATTTTCGCGAACGCATTCGTATTAATGGCGATATGATTTCGGAGGAATTTGTAGTGGAATTTATAGCTCAAAACAAATCTTTTTTTGAAGAAAATCAGTTGAGTTTTTTTGAAATGACAGTTGGCTTGGCTTTTGATTATTTTGCAAAAGAAGCAGTTGATGTAGCTGTTATTGAAGTAGGTATGGGAGGAAGACTGGATTCTACCAACATTATTACGCCTTTGGTTGCTGTAATTACCAATATTGGTTTTGATCATACACAGTTTTTAGGCGATACATTAGCAAAGATAGCTTTTGAGAAAGCCGGAATTATCAAAAAGAATATTCCTGTTGTTATTGGAGAATATACAGCAGAAACAAAAGCTGTTTTTCTTGAAAAAGCGTCAGCAGAAATTGCACCCATTTATTTTGCGCAAGACAATCCACCAGTTACTTATGATTGTGCTTTACTTGGTGATTATCAAGAACACAATAAGAAAACAGTTTTACAGGCGATTGAATTATTGCAATCAGAATTTCATATTGCCATAGAACACATTAAGTTAGGGTTACAACATGTAATTCACAATACAGGATTGTTGGGTAGATGGCAAATCTTGAATGAAAAGCCATTTGTTGTTTGTGATACGGCACACAATAGTCATGGGTTGAAAATTGTATTACATCAAGTGCAAAAATATAATTTTGACAAATTGCATATTGTTTTAGGAGTTGTTAACGATAAAGATTTAGACGCAATTTTACCTTTATTTCCAAAAAAAGCAATATATTATTTTTGCAAACCGGCTATTTCAAGAGGATTAGATGCGACCGATTTACAACAAAAAGCAGCTGTTTTTGAATTAAATGGTAGAGTATATAATTCTGTTTCAGAAGCTTATCAAGCGGCAATGAAATCGGCAATAGCAACTGATTTAATTTACATTGGAGGCAGTACATTTGTGGTTGCAGAAATTGTGTAA
- a CDS encoding energy transducer TonB yields the protein MKFLETPEEKKSFGITTAFFVVLFILFAFFGLTYLDPPPENGIAVNFGTSDTGSGDIQPIEPPKTTQEEAQSEPEASEEQTLTQDADAPVTLPKTEKKKPVTKPAETKPTETPKKKVNSALDKIKNAKKTEGNGDTSHGDDKDGDGDKGKENGSLYANSFYGDGSGDGKGAGKGTGWGLAGRKLAGNSKKVQDCNESGKVVVKIWVNKQGTVIRAERAQGTTNTNPCLVNPAIATAKTFKWQADANAPDTQIGFVVVNFQVGE from the coding sequence ATGAAATTTTTAGAAACACCCGAAGAAAAAAAATCATTTGGCATCACAACTGCCTTTTTTGTGGTGTTGTTCATCTTGTTTGCTTTTTTTGGATTGACCTATTTGGATCCACCACCTGAAAACGGAATTGCAGTAAATTTTGGCACAAGTGATACAGGAAGTGGCGACATTCAGCCTATAGAACCGCCCAAGACTACACAAGAAGAAGCCCAAAGCGAACCAGAAGCCTCAGAAGAGCAAACGCTTACACAAGATGCTGATGCGCCCGTGACACTTCCAAAAACGGAAAAGAAAAAACCAGTTACTAAACCAGCAGAAACCAAACCAACAGAAACACCAAAGAAGAAAGTAAATTCCGCTTTGGATAAAATCAAAAACGCTAAAAAAACAGAAGGCAATGGCGATACAAGTCATGGCGACGATAAAGATGGTGATGGCGACAAAGGAAAAGAAAATGGAAGCTTGTACGCCAATAGTTTTTATGGTGATGGTTCTGGAGACGGAAAAGGAGCCGGTAAAGGTACGGGTTGGGGTTTAGCTGGTAGAAAGTTAGCTGGGAACTCTAAAAAAGTTCAAGATTGTAATGAATCAGGGAAAGTTGTGGTGAAAATTTGGGTAAACAAACAAGGAACTGTAATCCGTGCCGAACGCGCACAAGGAACAACAAATACAAATCCATGTTTGGTTAATCCTGCCATTGCAACCGCAAAAACCTTTAAATGGCAAGCCGATGCCAATGCACCCGATACTCAAATCGGTTTTGTGGTGGTTAATTTTCAAGTTGGAGAGTAA
- a CDS encoding ExbD/TolR family protein — protein MKLGKTRNKVSTEFNMSSMTDIVFLLLIFFMLTSTMVTTNALDLVLPKAKGKTDSNKSTSVSIDKDLNFFIDKDQVNEADLETQLLALLGNSPDKAIVLRAEKSVPHEKVVQVMEIAYRNQIKMVIAVSPK, from the coding sequence ATGAAGTTAGGCAAAACACGAAATAAAGTATCAACAGAATTCAACATGTCGTCTATGACCGACATCGTGTTTTTGTTGCTTATCTTTTTCATGCTAACTTCTACTATGGTCACCACTAACGCATTAGATTTGGTGTTGCCAAAAGCAAAAGGAAAAACCGATAGTAATAAAAGTACTTCGGTGAGTATTGATAAAGATTTGAATTTTTTCATTGATAAAGATCAAGTAAACGAAGCTGATTTGGAAACTCAATTGTTAGCCTTACTAGGGAATTCTCCTGATAAAGCTATTGTATTGCGTGCCGAAAAATCAGTGCCACATGAAAAAGTGGTTCAGGTGATGGAAATAGCTTACAGAAACCAAATAAAAATGGTAATTGCTGTGAGTCCAAAATAA